In Penaeus vannamei isolate JL-2024 chromosome 24, ASM4276789v1, whole genome shotgun sequence, the genomic stretch tatatatataatatatatatataatatatataaatatatatatatataatatatataaatatatatatataatatatacataatacatatatatatatatatatatatatataaatatatatacatatatatatatattatacatataaacataacatattcataaatatatatatatatatatatatatatatatacatacatgcatgcatgcatgcatacacacacactcacacacacacacatacattatatatatatatatatatatatatatatatatatatatatatatatatatatatataatgtatatacatgcatatgtatataaatatatatgtaatgcatacaaaatgtatatataatacacacataatatatataatatacatataaatacaatatatataatatacatacataacataataatacatatgcaatatatatataatatacagaataTAATTTAACAAAACATCACATAACATAATatgatataacaaaatataagataatgtaatataatatatatatttaagataacaacatttttaagtcatgttttttttttgtatgaaaccTGATTCAGTTTTCTTAAGTATCAAACATCTATCTCAAATTTTGCTTCATAAAGATCTACAAACTGCTCATCTAATTCTTTAAAAATGATGCCTCAGATTATGAGATAAAAACCAACAATACTTTACAGTCAACATAGTCAATCATTTATTAAAATTTTCAGACACCAAATCAGCTGATAGTGTTATTACTAATGGTTACTTAAAAAGTGTTCAAAACAATCTTACTTGCATCTCTatcataacagcagcagcaaagtAACAGTGAGGCAAAAAACTTTTCCTTTAAAACAATGCACAACACAAATCTTCATCTATTCAATTTGGAAATTACAACACACATTCAAAGAAATTTCTAGTGAATCCTAATTGCACATCTGAGAATTAGTGTCTGATCCACACTATGGGCAATGGGTGTGGCAAGCAAGTTTGTGCTCGTGTACAAATCCAGTACATTTTTGGTCttaataaaaaggtaaatgaaaaataatataccAATCACACTAAAAAACAGTCTGCTGCATTTTTTGTGAGTACACATATCAGGTGTACATCCCTTCAACACTGCAAACTTCAGAATCTGGTTTTGCCCCCACAATATTGCTGAAACCCATACTTTCCAGTCTTTCATTTATCCACACTGTTATACCACAACAAAAGCaagatatttaaacacacactcataagcaTATTACTTAAAAGTAAATATGCTGATTCAACACTGTTTCTGCAAACAATATGTCACACACAACCTGCATCGTTTAGTAAACATACATTTCTCACCATTCTTTCACCcatttgtgtatatacgtgttaCTCATTATACTCAATACATTCTAACAGTGCATTTTTCCAACACAGGTGAGGGTTGTTGCAAATGGGAAAGTAGTAAGATTAAACTATTATTGTGGATCAGAGCGTTACACTGAAATTCGAGCAATCGCCACCAAACACTACAACGCGGACACACGTGCTTTCCAAACAGCAAACAGGGAAACAGAATTCAAATTCCGCGCCGCACGAAACgcgtctacctctccttccccacctgcacccctccccccgcgaGCCGCCCCGACCGATCTCATGCTCCTAAATACTCCTCTCTTGCACTAAATCCACTTCACTAGACGCGACACTTGTGGCTTACACACCTCCTCATCGGATATCATGAATCGGTTCAGATTTTTATCCGTAATTCGATACTCGAATCACTGGTCTTCTATAGGTTTCCCTCTTAAAAAATGGGATTTTGCCGGTATTTTCCTCGCCAAGCCACGCGTTTTCTCTGCGCGGGTGTTTCTCACTCTTCAGGGGTTGCAGAGGCTTCTTGTAAGTATTTCAGCACAACGTCGACATCGCCAATCAGTAGAGATAAGACAGCACAATAGACGTACCTTCAGCCGACGCAGCGACCGCCCTCTCACTACCGAGTCTGTTCGAGCACTGAGTCGACGCACGCGCTGCCACATGATGGGATACCGGCCCATTACTATTTACTCTTCAATAATAAACACACTCTATTTTTTCCTGGCTTTACTTTGCTTTTTGATAGTTTCCATTCACTTCTTTGGAAAATGAGCAAAGGAATTTTGTAACAAAAATGGGTTGATCGTttacgaggagaggggagaaaatgcaGAGGAATAACGCACGTTGGACCCCTCGTAAAGTCTCCTCCAGACATCAATGAAAAGTGCTCGGGGACATCACGCTTTACGTTGAGATGTCAAGGCTTTCCCAGTCTTCCCGGTACAACCTGTCCCTGAGGGGTATTTACCTGGTTGCGGACACAGGCAGATACCGTTTTTATGTTAAATACTGTGAATATTTAAGCTTTCGAAAGGCGACCATTACATATAGAAGAGGGAATATTTGCTTCTCCCCCATTTTCGTTGCATCATATTCTCTacagtgatgtttttttttcttcattagtcTAACGATGATGTTGTTTCTCATATAGTACAGTAGACCCATATACCGCGCAAGGTCTGCTTTAATGCATGCTGTCAAGGCATTCAGTTTTACACAATTTATGTTTATGATTCTCAGTAATACTTTATTCCTGCCGAGCCCATGATTACAACACAATGTTTCTCACCACTTTTCCCATTAACTCCATTCACTATAAATATCCCCACCACAGCCAGATCTTTGCTATTAACGTTATTAATACAAATCCTCGACCGCAGTCTGGAGTTGGGGGCTGTggctatctatatttcttttttttctgatgctGCGCGGCCTTTATCCACAAGGCCACTGCAGTGTCTAGACATATACTGCATTGCCCCAGGAAGTCAGTATAATAGCAGGGTCGTACAGCATAACCTCCTGAGAAATTTCTCACGCGGATCTCTGAATGGCGGCCAGAACTCTGctgctacaactgctactacaacCTGTATTACTACTACAGATTTTATAGTCGCGATTTAATTGGGAGTAACGATATCGTACACGAAACTCTGTTACAGTTGTTGCCTTTGCGcctacatgttttttttaattattgtcatcattaacattattaatcatATTCGTTTATACAATTATTATAAGCACCAAATGCCATTgcctttattactgttgttatcactaGTCACTATTGTCACTAACATtattcataatcgttatcatccttgttcttattcctatcaatatcattgccgttttatgtcattatttgtttattatttatttattattattattattatttatatatttattatttgtattattgttactttaattgttttattttatctttattatcatgaaggCAGTCAcgattatcataaatactatcaCCATTAGTCATGATTATAACacttgtctttattgttattatcattatcatcttttcattattattgtcattgttttatcgctttacacaaaaaatgtatatgcatataatactcTTTACATACGCTTTTTCCGAATAGAGAATGACGTCATGGAATATTTAAATTGGATATTCAATGATGAAATTCGTTTGCTTAAATGTTTATGCATGCCTAATCAGTTtcatattttcgtcattatcgAATGCATAAAACTAGGTGCAGTGATCAAATTATCATATCTATAATTTTTGTGAAATATTTTATAGATAATATTCTGTCCATTTTGATTTACCATATCCGTGattactttccctttccttttttctttgcttcagaTCTTgcttaaatacacatatacatacagatttatacaaatcgatacataaatatgcatatgtaaatgcatacatatacacgcacacatatatgaatcttgcactctctctctctctctctctctctctctctctctctctctctctctctctctctctctctctctctctctctctctctctccctctctctctcacgcacacacacacacatacacacacacacacacacacacaatttcaataaatctagtttgttcattaTGGGTATCGTTGTATCGTtttcccatacatacatacatacatacatacatacatacatacatacatacatacatacatacacacacacacacacacacacacacacacacacacacacacacacacacacacacacacacacacacacacacatatatatatatatatatatatagatatagatatagatacacacacacacactcacacacacaaatacacagatatatatatatatatatatatatatatatatatatatatatatatatatacatatatatacatacatacatacatatatatatatatatatatatatatatatatatatacatatatatataaacacacgcacacgtatgtgtgtgtatagtcatgTATCCATACACACCCGCGTGGCCACACGACCATTTTCATCCCCATCTGCTCGTTGCGTGGGTACCCCGGGCACCCTGAGCTCCCTGGGCACCCCGGGCACCCTGGGCACCCCGGGCACCCCGGGCACCCTGTGCACCCCGGGCACCCCGGGCACCCCGGGCACCCCGGGCACCCTGTGCACCCCGGGCACCCCGGACACCCCGGGCACCCTGGGCACCCCGGGCACCCTGGGCACCCCGGGCACCCCGGGCACCCTGTGCACCCCGGGCACCCCGGGCAC encodes the following:
- the LOC138866144 gene encoding cuticle collagen 1-like; the encoded protein is MCVYSHVSIHTRVATRPFSSPSARCVGTPGTLSSLGTPGTLGTPGTPGTLCTPGTPGTPGTPGTLCTPGTPDTPGTLGTPGTLGTPGTPGTLCTPGTPGTLGTPGTLGTPGTLGILGTQR